A genomic segment from Spinacia oleracea cultivar Varoflay chromosome 3, BTI_SOV_V1, whole genome shotgun sequence encodes:
- the LOC130469940 gene encoding mogroside IE synthase: MIMEGELYEKPSKGANVLVVSYPLQGHINPMLQFSKRLASKGLKVAVITTTSVSANQPSNTDSSSSTLEFVRVYDGFEDEPDKVDVEAYLNRLRDSLCKSLFGLLDYYKQNSMNLYPTPNMVIYDAIMPWVLQVVKKCGLQGAPFFTQSCVVNTIYYHAYKGHLNTPKYGSDHVSLPSVGSLLRGHDLPTFVSTPALYPVALVKVLFDQFSNLEEVDCLFVNTMDMLENEALYYGTEGVQ; the protein is encoded by the exons atGATAATGGAGGGTGAACTTTATGAAAAACCAAGTAAAGGAGCTAATGTTTTAGTAGTCTCATACCCTCTACAAGGCCACATTAACCCTATGCTCCAATTCTCTAAACGCTTAGCTTCTAAAGGCCTCAAAGTCGCCGTGATCACCACCACTAGCGTCTCCGCCAATCAACCATCCAACACCGACTCCTCCTCTTCCACCCTCGAGTTTGTTCGTGTTTACGATGGTTTTGAGGACGAACCCGACAAAGTAGACGTAGAGGCATACCTTAATCGTCTAAGGGATTCATTATGCAAGAGCTTGTTTGGTTTACTTGACTATTACAAGCAAAATAGCATGAATCTTTACCCTACACCAAATATGGTCATTTATGATGCTATTATGCCTTGGGTTTTACAAGTGGTTAAAAAATGTGGGCTTCAAGGGGCTCCTTTTTTTACCCAATCTTGTGTGGTTAATACAATTTATTACCATGCTTATAAAGGTCATCTCAACACTCCTAAATATGGGTCGGACCATGTGTCCTTGCCTTCGGTCGGGTCGTTGTTACGGGGTCATGATTTGCCTACCTTTGTGTCTACTCCTGCCTTATACCCGGTTGCGTTGGTCAAGGTTTTATTCGATCAGTTCTCAAATTTGGAAGAGGTGGATTGTTTGTTTGTCAATACCATGGATATGCTAGAGAATGAG gcactatattatgggacggagggagtacaataa